From the genome of Roseofilum capinflatum BLCC-M114, one region includes:
- a CDS encoding adenylate/guanylate cyclase domain-containing protein: MGSALPFFPQEYEIKAEGEVIGWVRGDRGSSAVCSLLNHLVNETLSQKSLVNETLERYKEINLLYRISEDMSACLDMGVIAELVLKEARDIIESTQGEVLLVDPEHQRFKTLAKFGDSPSRDLSIDDGIVGYILTTGVAEVINDVEHDSRLTESDRFNQALICAPLKSRHEAFGVIWIGHSEPINYRAADLKLLTALASQTANAMENARLHNYQLQEERIKSNLERYMSPQLVKAIIENKEESLLKTGKKELVMLFSDIRDFTAQCEMLEPETMVEYLNIYFTHMVDVIFSYGGTVNKFVGDMIVCMFGAPAPLAESEKKAIETAIAMQQCLQSIPVPWIRDNFKTGIGISSGEVVVGNIGARQHVDYTAIGDKVNTASRLQSMAEGGQILVDRTIYDRTVDQFNFKEVGLVNVKGKAQTVEIFEVLY; the protein is encoded by the coding sequence ATGGGTAGCGCCCTACCGTTCTTTCCTCAAGAATATGAGATCAAAGCTGAAGGAGAAGTGATTGGTTGGGTGCGTGGAGATCGAGGAAGTTCTGCCGTATGCAGTTTATTAAATCATCTGGTGAATGAGACGCTCTCTCAAAAATCCTTAGTTAATGAAACCCTAGAACGATACAAGGAAATTAATCTCTTATATCGTATTTCTGAGGATATGAGTGCTTGCTTAGATATGGGAGTAATTGCTGAGTTGGTACTCAAAGAAGCACGAGATATTATTGAGTCTACCCAGGGTGAAGTTTTATTAGTCGATCCTGAACATCAGAGATTTAAAACTCTGGCAAAATTTGGTGATTCTCCTTCACGAGATTTATCCATAGATGATGGAATCGTGGGTTATATTTTAACTACAGGCGTGGCTGAAGTCATTAATGATGTAGAACATGATTCACGGTTAACGGAAAGCGATCGCTTTAATCAAGCCTTGATTTGTGCCCCCCTCAAAAGTCGTCATGAGGCTTTTGGGGTGATTTGGATCGGTCATTCTGAACCCATTAATTATCGAGCCGCAGACTTAAAGTTACTGACTGCCTTAGCCTCTCAAACGGCTAATGCAATGGAAAACGCTCGCTTGCATAATTATCAGTTGCAAGAGGAACGGATCAAAAGTAATTTAGAGCGGTATATGTCTCCCCAGTTGGTGAAAGCGATTATTGAGAATAAGGAAGAAAGCTTGTTGAAAACGGGGAAAAAAGAGCTGGTTATGCTTTTTTCCGATATTCGTGATTTTACCGCTCAGTGCGAAATGCTGGAACCGGAAACCATGGTGGAATATTTGAATATTTATTTTACTCATATGGTGGATGTGATTTTTAGCTATGGGGGGACGGTGAATAAGTTCGTGGGGGATATGATTGTCTGTATGTTTGGCGCACCTGCTCCGTTGGCAGAGAGTGAAAAGAAAGCGATTGAAACGGCGATCGCCATGCAACAGTGTCTACAATCTATACCGGTTCCTTGGATTCGGGACAACTTCAAAACGGGTATCGGTATCAGCTCTGGTGAGGTTGTCGTGGGTAATATCGGCGCTCGTCAGCATGTGGATTATACGGCAATTGGGGATAAAGTGAATACGGCATCTCGGTTGCAATCCATGGCTGAAGGAGGGCAAATTTTAGTCGATCGCACCATCTACGATCGCACAGTTGACCAGTTTAATTTCAAAGAGGTAGGATTAGTGAACGTTAAAGGTAAAGCTCAAACCGTGGAAATCTTTGAGGTCTTATATTAG